Proteins encoded together in one Ptiloglossa arizonensis isolate GNS036 chromosome 9, iyPtiAriz1_principal, whole genome shotgun sequence window:
- the LOC143151486 gene encoding putative phospholipid-transporting ATPase IA isoform X4 produces the protein MQPTARGSPRVPSPGSLRPFTPPDLSSIPHMDDTPPQGSGIRSNSSSTSGRGNDGRQEQSGPYIIGSPIDLGGIDNVDNIGLRINPLSSGRGRTREHIELQEAGLAESSSEVGPIRAENGGSQGDDQRSSRQHENNEERVVFINAPHQPAKYKNNRITTAKYSFLSFIPMFLFEQFRRYSNCFFLFIALMQQIPDVSPTGRYTTLVPLIFILSVSALKEIIEDIKRHRADDEINMREVEVLRNSQWQWIQWRNVAVGDVVKVRNNNFFPADLILLSSSEPQGMSFIETANLDGETNLKVRQAHPDTASLLDTAELTNFHANIQCESPNRHLYEFNGVLRETNKQSVSLGPDQVLLRGAMLRNTRWVFGVVIYTGHDTKLMQNNTATAPLKRSTLDKLTNTQILMLFFILLLLCLLSAIFNVLWTRANRDGLWYLGLKEEMTKNFAFNLLTFIILFNNLIPISLQVTLEVVRFVQATFINMDIEMYHAETDTPAMARTSNLNEELGMVNYVFTDKTGTLTKNVMEFKRCSIGGKIYDLPNPLNDNEGGSNINSELVRDIVDGRAVQDFSRPGDKKIANHATVVHEFMILLSVCHTVIPEKIDDTIIYHAASPDERALVDGARKFNYVFDTRTPSYVEVVASGKRLKYEVLNVIEFTSARKRMSLIVKTPEGKIKLLCKGADSIIYERLCPAPVENSDPDQVSLDDFRDVTLEHLEMFATEGLRTLCFAVADIPDNFYQWWRETYHNATISMGNREKLIDNAANLIETKLRLLGATAIEDQLQDQVPETIQALLQADINVWVLTGDKQETAINIGYSCRLITHGMPLYIINESSLDKTREVIIQHCLDFGIDLKCQNEVALIIDGNTLEYALSCDIRMDFLDLCSSCKVVICCRVSPMQKAEVVDLITSNKKAVTLAIGDGANDVAMIQKAHIGVGISGVEGLQAACASDYSIAQFRFLKRLLFVHGSWNYSRMCKLILYSFYKNICLYVIELWFAISSGWSGQILFERWSIGLYNVVFTAAPPLAMGLFDKVCSAETHLAHPGLYATKNTGESSFNIKVFWIWIINALIHSSLLYWLSLMALKEDVIWGNGRDGGYIVLGNFVYTYVVVTVCGKAGLIINSWTWVTHLATWGSILLWFLFILIYSNFWPALNVGAVMLGNDRMLFSSPVFWLGLVLIPLAVLLLDVTVKAVKNTVWKSVTAAARENEIRKSDPGDIFNGHDYRSSWICILSRGRRIGDPDGRDQSLRHKSSETWRHVILTIAKELQ, from the exons ATGCAACCAACTGCCAGGGGGAGCCCCCGGGTTCCCAGTCCTGGCTCATTGCGTCCTTTCACACCTCCGGATCTCTCTTCCATACCTCACATGGACGATACACCCCCGCAAGGCAGCGGTATTCGTAGCAATTCCTCATCAACGAGCGGCCGTGGCAACGACGGGAGACAAGAGCAGTCCGGGCCTTACATCATCGGTAGTCCCATCGATCTCGGAGGTATCGATAACGTTGACAACATTGGCCTACGCATAAACCCTCTATCGAGCGGACGGGGAAGGACACGTGAGCACATCGAGTTGCAGGAGGCTGGGCTGGCTGAGTCGAGTTCCGAAG TTGGTCCAATAAGAGCGGAAAATGGCGGGTCTCAAGGTGACGATCAGCGCTCCTCACGTCAGCACGAAAACAATGAAGAAAGGGTGGTTTTTATTAATGCCCCGCATCAGCCCGCGAAATATAAAAACAATCGTATTACCACCGCGAAATACTCATTTCTTTCGTTCATACCTATGTTCCTTTTTGAACAATTTCGCCGGTACAGCAACTGCTTCTTCCTGTTCATTGCTCTTATGCAG CAAATACCAGATGTATCACCAACAGGACGATACACAACTTTAGTTccattaatatttattcttagCGTGTCTGCATTAAAAGAGATAATTGAAGATATT AAAAGACACAGGGCAGATGATGAAATAAATATGCGAGAAGTAGAGGTTTTGAGGAATAGTCAATGGCAGTGGATTCAGTGGCGAAATGTTGCTGTTGGTGATGTGGTTAAG GTCCGCAATAACAATTTCTTCCCTGCTGATTTGATCTTACTGTCATCATCGGAACCACAGGGTATGTCCTTTATAGAGACTGCCAATTTGGATGGAGAAACCAACTTGAAGGTTCGACAAGCCCATCCTGACACTGCCAGTCTCTTGGATACTGCAGAATTAACGAATTTTCATGCAAATATCCAGTGTGAATCACCAAACAGGCATCTATATGAATTTAATGGAGTGTTACGAGAAACTAATAAACA aAGCGTATCTTTAGGACCCGATCAAGTACTACTTCGTGGTGCAATGCTAAGAAATACACGTTGGGTGTTTGGTGTGGTAATCTATACAGGACATGACACTAAACTTATGCAGAACAATACTGCAACTGCACCTTTAAAAAGATCCACCTTAGACAAACTGACCAATACACAAATACTCATGCTATTCTTTATACTTCTTTTGCTGTGCCTTTTATCTGCGATATTTAATGTTTTATGGACAAGAGCTAACCGTGATGGATTATGGTATTTAGGTTTAAAAg agGAAATGACTAAGAACTTTGCTTTCAATCttttaacatttattattttatttaataatttaataccaATTTCATTGCAAGTCACATTAGAGGTTGTGAGATTTGTTCAGGCTACATTCATTAATATGGATATTGAAATGTATCATGCCGAAACAGATACTCCTGCAATGGCTCGTACAAGTAATCTTAACGAAGAACTTGGTATGGTTAATTATGTCTTCACTGACAAAACTGGAACACTTACAAAAAATGTAATGGAATTTAAACGATGTTCAATTGGTGGCAAGATATATGA TTTGCCAAATCCTTTAAATGATAATGAAGGTGGTAGTAATATTAACAGTGAATTAGTTAGAGACATTGTTGATGGAAGAGCAGTACAAGACTTTTCTCGTCCTGGTGATAAGAAAATTGCAAATCATGCAACAGTAGTGCATGAGTTTATGATTCTGCTTTCTGTGTGTCATACTGTTATTCCTGAAAAGATAGATGATACTATAATTTATCATGCTGCATCTCCag ATGAAAGAGCACTAGTAGATGGAGCACGTAAATTTAATTATGTGTTCGATACTAGAACGCCTAGTTATGTGGAAGTAGTAGCTTCGGGCAAAAGGCTTAAATATGAAGTATTGAATGTAATAGAATTTACATCAGCTAGAAAAAGAATGTCACTGATTGTAAAAACACCAGAAGGAAAAATCAAACTTCTTTGTAAAGGAGCAGATTCCATTATTTATGAAAGACTATGTCCAGCTCCTGTAGAAAATAGTGATCCGGATCAGGTCAGTTTGGACGATTTTCGAGATGTGACATTGGAACATTTAGAAATGTTTGCAACCGAAGGTTTAAGAACACTTTGTTTTGCTGTTGCCGATATACCTGATAATTTTTATCAA TGGTGGCGTGAAACTTATCATAATGCAACAATTAGTATGGGGAATCGTGAAAAACTGATCGATAACGCTGCAAATcttattgaaacaaaattaagaTTATTAGGAGCCACTGCTATAGAAGATCAATTACAGGATCAG GTACCAGAAACAATACAAGCTCTTTTACAAGCTGATATTAATGTGTGGGTACTAACTGGAGATAAACAGGAAACTGCCATTAATATTGGCTACTCTTGTAGATTGATTACCCATGGAATGCCATTGTATATTATTAACGAGTCatcgttggat aaaacaaGGGAAGTTATAATACAACACTGTCTTGATTTTGGGATTGATCTAAAATGTCAAAATGAAGTAGCTCTTATCATAGATGGAAATACATTAGAATATGCATTATCCTGTGATATTAGAATGGACTTTCTGGATTTATGTTCATCTTGCAAAGTTGTCATTTGTTGCAGAGTTTCGCCAATGCAGAAAGCTGAG GTGGTTGATTTAATTACAAGTAATAAGAAAGCTGTAACACTTGCAATTGGAGATGGCGCAAATGACGTAGCCATGATACAGAAAGCCCATATCGGTGTGG gaaTTTCTGGCGTTGAAGGTCTTCAAGCAGCTTGTGCTTCTGACTATTCTATAGCACAGTTTCGTTTTCTGAAACGTCTATTATTTGTTCATGGTTCTTGGAACTATAGTAGGAtgtgtaaattaatattatactcgttttacaaaaatatttgtctGTACGTCATTGAACTGTGGTTCGCTATTTCTTCCGGCTGGTCCGGACAAATTCTTTTTGAAAGATGGTCTATCGGTCTTTATAATGTT GTCTTCACAGCAGCACCTCCATTAGCTATGGGACTTTTTGATAAAGTGTGTTCCGCGGAAACTCATTTAGCTCATCCAGGATTATACGCTACTAAGAATACTGGAGAATCGTCATTTAATATTAAG GTATTTTGGATATGGATCATAAACGCTTTAATACATTCATCTTTACTCTATTGGTTATCACTAATGGCTCTAAAAGAGGACGTGATATGGGGAAACGGTAGAGATGGTGGTTACATTGTCTTGGGGAATTTTGTGTATACT TATGTTGTAGTAACGGTGTGTGGGAAGGCAGGATTAATAATAAACTCTTGGACGTGGGTTACTCATTTAGCAACATGGGGATCTATTTTGCTTtggtttttatttattcttatatatag TAATTTTTGGCCTGCATTAAATGTGGGTGCGGTAATGCTAGGCAATGATAGGATGCTGTTTTCTTCGCCTGTTTTTTGGCTGGGTTTGGTACTTATACCGTTAGCAGTATTGCTTCTGGATGTTACTGTCAAAGC AGTAAAGAATACAGTCTGGAAGTCTGTAACCGCGGCAGCTAGAGAAAATGAAATCAGAAAATCTGACCCTGGAGACATATTCAATGGTCATGACTATAGAAGCTC ATGGATTTGCATTCTCTCAAGAGGAAGGAGGATCGGTGACCCAGACGGACGTGATCAGAGCCTACGACACAAATCTTCCGAAACCTGGCGGCATGTGATCTTAACGATAGCGAAAGAACTACAATGA
- the LOC143151486 gene encoding putative phospholipid-transporting ATPase IA isoform X5: MEIASSKVIQWYNELRSRLHLYLHAQNLGPIRAENGGSQGDDQRSSRQHENNEERVVFINAPHQPAKYKNNRITTAKYSFLSFIPMFLFEQFRRYSNCFFLFIALMQQIPDVSPTGRYTTLVPLIFILSVSALKEIIEDIKRHRADDEINMREVEVLRNSQWQWIQWRNVAVGDVVKVRNNNFFPADLILLSSSEPQGMSFIETANLDGETNLKVRQAHPDTASLLDTAELTNFHANIQCESPNRHLYEFNGVLRETNKQSVSLGPDQVLLRGAMLRNTRWVFGVVIYTGHDTKLMQNNTATAPLKRSTLDKLTNTQILMLFFILLLLCLLSAIFNVLWTRANRDGLWYLGLKEEMTKNFAFNLLTFIILFNNLIPISLQVTLEVVRFVQATFINMDIEMYHAETDTPAMARTSNLNEELGMVNYVFTDKTGTLTKNVMEFKRCSIGGKIYDLPNPLNDNEGGSNINSELVRDIVDGRAVQDFSRPGDKKIANHATVVHEFMILLSVCHTVIPEKIDDTIIYHAASPDERALVDGARKFNYVFDTRTPSYVEVVASGKRLKYEVLNVIEFTSARKRMSLIVKTPEGKIKLLCKGADSIIYERLCPAPVENSDPDQVSLDDFRDVTLEHLEMFATEGLRTLCFAVADIPDNFYQWWRETYHNATISMGNREKLIDNAANLIETKLRLLGATAIEDQLQDQVPETIQALLQADINVWVLTGDKQETAINIGYSCRLITHGMPLYIINESSLDKTREVIIQHCLDFGIDLKCQNEVALIIDGNTLEYALSCDIRMDFLDLCSSCKVVICCRVSPMQKAEVVDLITSNKKAVTLAIGDGANDVAMIQKAHIGVGISGVEGLQAACASDYSIAQFRFLKRLLFVHGSWNYSRMCKLILYSFYKNICLYVIELWFAISSGWSGQILFERWSIGLYNVVFTAAPPLAMGLFDKVCSAETHLAHPGLYATKNTGESSFNIKVFWIWIINALIHSSLLYWLSLMALKEDVIWGNGRDGGYIVLGNFVYTYVVVTVCGKAGLIINSWTWVTHLATWGSILLWFLFILIYSNFWPALNVGAVMLGNDRMLFSSPVFWLGLVLIPLAVLLLDVTVKAVKNTVWKSVTAAARENEIRKSDPGDIFNGHDYRSSLTETARLLKNVKSVFTRRSNAASRVNVEVELSHGFAFSQEEGGSVTQTDVIRAYDTNLPKPGGM, translated from the exons ATGGAAATAGCGAGTTCTAAAGTGATACAATGGTACAACGAACTCAGATCCCGGCTTCATCTTTATTTACACGCTCAAAATC TTGGTCCAATAAGAGCGGAAAATGGCGGGTCTCAAGGTGACGATCAGCGCTCCTCACGTCAGCACGAAAACAATGAAGAAAGGGTGGTTTTTATTAATGCCCCGCATCAGCCCGCGAAATATAAAAACAATCGTATTACCACCGCGAAATACTCATTTCTTTCGTTCATACCTATGTTCCTTTTTGAACAATTTCGCCGGTACAGCAACTGCTTCTTCCTGTTCATTGCTCTTATGCAG CAAATACCAGATGTATCACCAACAGGACGATACACAACTTTAGTTccattaatatttattcttagCGTGTCTGCATTAAAAGAGATAATTGAAGATATT AAAAGACACAGGGCAGATGATGAAATAAATATGCGAGAAGTAGAGGTTTTGAGGAATAGTCAATGGCAGTGGATTCAGTGGCGAAATGTTGCTGTTGGTGATGTGGTTAAG GTCCGCAATAACAATTTCTTCCCTGCTGATTTGATCTTACTGTCATCATCGGAACCACAGGGTATGTCCTTTATAGAGACTGCCAATTTGGATGGAGAAACCAACTTGAAGGTTCGACAAGCCCATCCTGACACTGCCAGTCTCTTGGATACTGCAGAATTAACGAATTTTCATGCAAATATCCAGTGTGAATCACCAAACAGGCATCTATATGAATTTAATGGAGTGTTACGAGAAACTAATAAACA aAGCGTATCTTTAGGACCCGATCAAGTACTACTTCGTGGTGCAATGCTAAGAAATACACGTTGGGTGTTTGGTGTGGTAATCTATACAGGACATGACACTAAACTTATGCAGAACAATACTGCAACTGCACCTTTAAAAAGATCCACCTTAGACAAACTGACCAATACACAAATACTCATGCTATTCTTTATACTTCTTTTGCTGTGCCTTTTATCTGCGATATTTAATGTTTTATGGACAAGAGCTAACCGTGATGGATTATGGTATTTAGGTTTAAAAg agGAAATGACTAAGAACTTTGCTTTCAATCttttaacatttattattttatttaataatttaataccaATTTCATTGCAAGTCACATTAGAGGTTGTGAGATTTGTTCAGGCTACATTCATTAATATGGATATTGAAATGTATCATGCCGAAACAGATACTCCTGCAATGGCTCGTACAAGTAATCTTAACGAAGAACTTGGTATGGTTAATTATGTCTTCACTGACAAAACTGGAACACTTACAAAAAATGTAATGGAATTTAAACGATGTTCAATTGGTGGCAAGATATATGA TTTGCCAAATCCTTTAAATGATAATGAAGGTGGTAGTAATATTAACAGTGAATTAGTTAGAGACATTGTTGATGGAAGAGCAGTACAAGACTTTTCTCGTCCTGGTGATAAGAAAATTGCAAATCATGCAACAGTAGTGCATGAGTTTATGATTCTGCTTTCTGTGTGTCATACTGTTATTCCTGAAAAGATAGATGATACTATAATTTATCATGCTGCATCTCCag ATGAAAGAGCACTAGTAGATGGAGCACGTAAATTTAATTATGTGTTCGATACTAGAACGCCTAGTTATGTGGAAGTAGTAGCTTCGGGCAAAAGGCTTAAATATGAAGTATTGAATGTAATAGAATTTACATCAGCTAGAAAAAGAATGTCACTGATTGTAAAAACACCAGAAGGAAAAATCAAACTTCTTTGTAAAGGAGCAGATTCCATTATTTATGAAAGACTATGTCCAGCTCCTGTAGAAAATAGTGATCCGGATCAGGTCAGTTTGGACGATTTTCGAGATGTGACATTGGAACATTTAGAAATGTTTGCAACCGAAGGTTTAAGAACACTTTGTTTTGCTGTTGCCGATATACCTGATAATTTTTATCAA TGGTGGCGTGAAACTTATCATAATGCAACAATTAGTATGGGGAATCGTGAAAAACTGATCGATAACGCTGCAAATcttattgaaacaaaattaagaTTATTAGGAGCCACTGCTATAGAAGATCAATTACAGGATCAG GTACCAGAAACAATACAAGCTCTTTTACAAGCTGATATTAATGTGTGGGTACTAACTGGAGATAAACAGGAAACTGCCATTAATATTGGCTACTCTTGTAGATTGATTACCCATGGAATGCCATTGTATATTATTAACGAGTCatcgttggat aaaacaaGGGAAGTTATAATACAACACTGTCTTGATTTTGGGATTGATCTAAAATGTCAAAATGAAGTAGCTCTTATCATAGATGGAAATACATTAGAATATGCATTATCCTGTGATATTAGAATGGACTTTCTGGATTTATGTTCATCTTGCAAAGTTGTCATTTGTTGCAGAGTTTCGCCAATGCAGAAAGCTGAG GTGGTTGATTTAATTACAAGTAATAAGAAAGCTGTAACACTTGCAATTGGAGATGGCGCAAATGACGTAGCCATGATACAGAAAGCCCATATCGGTGTGG gaaTTTCTGGCGTTGAAGGTCTTCAAGCAGCTTGTGCTTCTGACTATTCTATAGCACAGTTTCGTTTTCTGAAACGTCTATTATTTGTTCATGGTTCTTGGAACTATAGTAGGAtgtgtaaattaatattatactcgttttacaaaaatatttgtctGTACGTCATTGAACTGTGGTTCGCTATTTCTTCCGGCTGGTCCGGACAAATTCTTTTTGAAAGATGGTCTATCGGTCTTTATAATGTT GTCTTCACAGCAGCACCTCCATTAGCTATGGGACTTTTTGATAAAGTGTGTTCCGCGGAAACTCATTTAGCTCATCCAGGATTATACGCTACTAAGAATACTGGAGAATCGTCATTTAATATTAAG GTATTTTGGATATGGATCATAAACGCTTTAATACATTCATCTTTACTCTATTGGTTATCACTAATGGCTCTAAAAGAGGACGTGATATGGGGAAACGGTAGAGATGGTGGTTACATTGTCTTGGGGAATTTTGTGTATACT TATGTTGTAGTAACGGTGTGTGGGAAGGCAGGATTAATAATAAACTCTTGGACGTGGGTTACTCATTTAGCAACATGGGGATCTATTTTGCTTtggtttttatttattcttatatatag TAATTTTTGGCCTGCATTAAATGTGGGTGCGGTAATGCTAGGCAATGATAGGATGCTGTTTTCTTCGCCTGTTTTTTGGCTGGGTTTGGTACTTATACCGTTAGCAGTATTGCTTCTGGATGTTACTGTCAAAGC AGTAAAGAATACAGTCTGGAAGTCTGTAACCGCGGCAGCTAGAGAAAATGAAATCAGAAAATCTGACCCTGGAGACATATTCAATGGTCATGACTATAGAAGCTC ATTGACGGAGACGGCACGGCTACTGAAAAACGTAAAAAGTGTTTTCACCAGGCGATCGAACGCCGCCTCCAGAGTTAATGTCGAGGTGGAGCTATCAC ATGGATTTGCATTCTCTCAAGAGGAAGGAGGATCGGTGACCCAGACGGACGTGATCAGAGCCTACGACACAAATCTTCCGAAACCTGGCGGCATGTGA